Proteins found in one Saccharomyces mikatae IFO 1815 strain IFO1815 genome assembly, chromosome: 3 genomic segment:
- the MIC10 gene encoding Mic10p (similar to Saccharomyces cerevisiae MOS1 (YCL057C-A); ancestral locus Anc_1.8) — protein sequence MSEQAQAQQPAKVTPSKDSSKNGSGVSTVLDTKWDIVLSNMLVKTAMGFGVGVFTSVLFFKRRAFPVWLGIGFGVGRGYAEGDAIFRSSAGLRSSKV from the coding sequence ATGTCCGAacaagcacaagcacaGCAACCAGCGAAAGTTACCCCTTCCAAAGATTCCAGCAAGAATGGCAGCGGGGTGTCCACGGTTCTCGACACCAAATGGGACATTGTTCTGTCAAACATGCTAGTTAAGACCGCTATGGGGTTTGGTGTTGGTGTTTTCACCTCAGTATTATTCTTTAAGCGCCGTGCGTTCCCTGTATGGCTAGGAATTGGATTTGGTGTGGGAAGAGGCTACGCTGAGGGTGACGCCATCTTTAGATCTAGCGCAGGCCTCAGATCCTCGAAGGTTTAG
- the PEX34 gene encoding Pex34p (similar to Saccharomyces cerevisiae PEX34 (YCL056C); ancestral locus Anc_1.10) — MVSEKKSAEVSGKNLWINVWNGVSSLLDFFAVLENLGVVDDKLYVSGVLRKVWLCYSWISVIKCVWKLINLCKVKFKIDQRLNGPGNGLVKEKLMNFKKRYRDQIRQITATLLQDLSYLMVLIYPGTRLFKRLSNIITLCRIII; from the coding sequence atGGTTTCAGAGAAAAAGTCTGCTGAAGTTAGTGGGAAAAATTTATGGATAAATGTCTGGAATGGTGTAAGCTCGCTGCTGGATTTCTTCGCTGTGTTGGAAAACCTTGGCGTAGTGGATGATAAATTGTATGTAAGTGGAGTATTAAGAAAGGTTTGGCTGTGCTACTCGTGGATTTCAGTGATTAAGTGTGTATGGAAACTAATAAATTTGTGCAAGGTCAAGTTTAAAATTGATCAGCGACTAAATGGGCCGGGGAATGGTCTAGTGAAGGagaaattgatgaattttaAGAAAAGGTATAGAGATCAGATTAGACAAATCACTGCTACTTTGCTTCAGGATTTGAGCTACTTAATGGTTTTGATTTATCCTGGAACGAGGTTGTTCAAAAGACTATCAAATATAATAACACTCTGTAGAATAATTATATAA
- the KAR4 gene encoding Kar4p (similar to Saccharomyces cerevisiae KAR4 (YCL055W); ancestral locus Anc_1.12) codes for MVFQELSYDQDRSRHNNSHSPGQNQETTEMKSKHVSFKPSRDFHTNDYSNNYIHGNSLPQQHVTNIENRVDGYPKLQKLFQAKAKQINQFATTPFGCKIGIDSIVPTLNHWIQNENLTFDVVMIGCLTENQFIYPILTQLPLDKLISKPGFLFIWANSQKINELTKLLNNEIWAKKFRRSEELVFVPIDKKSPFYPGLDQDDETLMEKMQWHCWMCITGTVRRSTDGHLIHCNVDTDLSIETKGTTNGAVPSHLYRIAENFSTATRRLHIIPARTGYETPVKVRPGWVIVSPDVMLDNFSPKRYKEEIANLGSNIPLKNEIELLRPRSPVQKVQ; via the coding sequence ATGGTATTTCAAGAACTAAGTTATGATCAGGATAGGAGTAGACACAATAATAGTCACTCGCCAGGCCAAAATCAGGAAACAACAGAAATGAAATCTAAACACGTCTCGTTCAAGCCATCTAGAGACTTTCATACAAATGATTACTCGAACAACTACATCCATGGAAATTCTCTACCACAACAGCACGTTACGAATATTGAGAATAGAGTTGATGGTTATCCAAAACTTCAGAAGTTATTTCAGGCAAAGGCTAAACAAATCAATCAATTCGCCACTACGCCCTTTGGTTGTAAGATAGGAATAGACTCCATTGTACCAACGTTGAACCATTGGatacaaaatgaaaacttgaCATTTGATGTAGTGATGATTGGCTGCTTAACAGAAAACCAGTTTATTTACCCAATCTTAACCCAATTACCTTTGGATAAATTAATTTCTAAACCAGGATTTCTCTTCATTTGGGCTAACTCTCAGAAAATCAATGAACTTACTAAACTCTTGAATAACGAAATATGGGCTAAGAAGTTTAGAAGGAGCGAGGAGTTGGTTTTTGTCCCTATAGACAAGAAATCACCATTTTATCCAGGTTTAGACCAAGACGATGAAACGCTGATGGAGAAAATGCAATGGCATTGTTGGATGTGTATCACAGGTACAGTAAGAAGGTCTACAGATGGGCATTTGATTCATTGCAACGTAGATACTGATCTAAGCATTGAGACGAAGGGTACTACCAATGGTGCTGTACCATCACACCTCTATCGTATTGCCGAAAACTTCTCCACCGCTACTAGACGGTTACATATCATCCCCGCAAGAACTGGTTACGAAACACCTGTTAAAGTGAGGCCTGGTTGGGTCATAGTGAGCCCAGATGTTATGTTGGATAACTTTTCACCTAAGAGATATAAAGAGGAAATCGCTAACCTAGGTTCCAATattcctttgaaaaatgaaattgaattGCTAAGACCAAGAAGCCCAGTACAAAAAGTACAATAA
- the PBN1 gene encoding Pbn1p (similar to Saccharomyces cerevisiae PBN1 (YCL052C); ancestral locus Anc_1.14) translates to MVTRHRVTVLYNAPEDIGSHMSQNDTHLTVKGGVGVVLQQRWLLEGTRSIDKSFKRITWRPRKDLTRDLSVIENELSTGFSVYSNSTEVPEKFISNPVYHSFHSEKFDIEQHLPPELNLDLVWNPEDFTYDITVEPSQIQIVEYRPLKQGEKFTIGKVDDEKLEMGVFFVDYSDENDVDIGGVRCNWRMEDGELEKCQKTSLLYKQGHIAYNHSTATTPLYLKQPIGLHPTVVIDLTDYEERPQCMYLMHLQLPLELFVDKFQSSPLLIFGEDDLELPEYSLRDNAWGSESIFELKAGTVNEVTLHSRYIEPSGKEGDEFKVAFDPEVILACDTGDDRVSRNPFYKKGLGYESLFTDDTSFRHLNTTTLLVPIPRPNTNDYSKVKNATLLCLLISIIYIFSKVIGRNNKKKLPVKLE, encoded by the coding sequence TACAGCAAAGGTGGCTTTTAGAAGGTACCAGAAGCATAGATAAATCCTTTAAGAGAATCACCTGGAGGCCCAGGAAAGATTTGACTAGAGATTTGAGCGTTATTGAGAATGAACTAAGTACCGGATTTTCGGTTTACTCGAATTCGACAGAGGTAccagaaaaattcatttctaACCCAGTTTACCATTCGTTCCATAGTGAAAAGTTTGATATAGAGCAGCATTTACCTCCAGAGTTAAATTTAGATTTGGTTTGGAACCCGGAAGACTTTACATATGATATAACAGTGGAACCTTcacaaattcaaattgTCGAGTATCGCCCGTTGAAACAAGGTGAAAAATTCACAATCGGCAAAGTGgatgatgaaaaacttgaaatgGGTGTGTTTTTTGTGGATTACagtgatgaaaatgatgttGATATTGGCGGAGTACGTTGTAATTGGAGGATGGAAGATGGTGAGCTAGAAAAATGtcaaaaaacttctttGTTGTACAAACAAGGCCATATTGCCTATAACCACTCAACAGCAACGACACCACTTTACCTCAAGCAACCAATTGGTTTGCATCCAACAGTGGTAATTGATCTCACAGATTATGAAGAACGCCCACAATGTATGTACCTAATGCACTTGCAATTACCACTGGAACTATTTGTCGATAAATTTCAATCCTCACCCTTACTAATTTTTGGTGAAGACGACTTAGAATTACCAGAATATTCTCTTCGAGATAATGCATGGGGATCAGAGagtatttttgaattaaaAGCGGGTACTGTAAACGAAGTGACCTTGCATTCCAGATATATCGAACCCTCTGGTAAAGAAGGGGATGAATTCAAAGTTGCATTTGATCCAGAAGTTATATTAGCTTGTGATACAGGTGACGACAGAGTTTCCCGTAATCCATTTTATAAAAAAGGCCTAGGATATGAATCCCTCTTCACCGATGATACTTCATTTCGTCATTTGAACACGACAACTCTACTTGTGCCCATTCCAAGACCTAATACAAATGATTATTCTAAGGTCAAAAACGCAACGCTACTGTGCTTGCTCATTTCTATCATATACATTTTCTCTAAGGTAATCGGTagaaataataagaaaaagttgCCAGTAAAACTAGAATAG
- the PRD1 gene encoding metalloendopeptidase (similar to Saccharomyces cerevisiae PRD1 (YCL057W); ancestral locus Anc_1.9), whose amino-acid sequence MRLLLCKNWFTSPIISPLLYTRSLYSMSNATSFPIAPQAPPNWTFTPNDINGKTKEIIDKSNNFYESMSNVETPTVTNFVEPFMKFENELGPIINQLTFLQHVSSDKEIRDASVNSSMKLDELNIDLSLRHDIYLQFARVWQDAQSKSDSIERETFKYIEKSYKDYIHSGLELDESNRLKIKDIKKKISVNSINFSKNLGEQKEYITFTKEQLEGVPDSVLAQFETIKSDKDRNETLYKVTFKYPDIFPVMKLASSAQTRKEAFLADQNKVPENEAILLDTLELRDKLASLLGYDTYANYNLYDKMAKDSTTVMDFLNDLKDKLIPLGKKELELLQEMKSKDVKKLNQDEDPNYYIWDHRYYDNKYLLENFNVDLEKISEYFPLETTITGMLQIYETLFNLKFIEIKDGQSKSVWHDDVKQLAVWNMDDPKSPKFVGWIYFDLHPRDGKYGHAANFGLSSSFMTNDSVRSYPVTALVCNFSKSTKDKPSLLKHNEIVTFFHELGHGIHDLVGQNKESRFNGPGSVPWDFVEAPSQMLEFWTWNKNELIDLSSHYETGEKIPESLIDSLIKTKHVNGALFTLRQLHFGLFDMKVHTCKDLQNLSICETWNQLRQDISLISNGGTLSKGYDSFGHIMSDSYSAGYYGYLWAEVFATDMYHTKFAKDPLNTKNGIQYRDIVLARGGLNDIGDDLKKFLGREPSKDAFLKELGLQN is encoded by the coding sequence ATGCGATTGTTGCTGTGCAAGAATTGGTTTACGTCGCCTATCATTTCACCACTACTGTACACCCGCTCTCTATACTCCATGAGTAACGCTACTAGTTTTCCCATTGCTCCTCAGGCCCCGCCCAACTGGACATTCACTCCCAACGATATTAACGGGAAGACCAAGGAAATCATCGACAAAAGCAACAATTTCTACGAATCTATGAGCAATGTCGAAACGCCCACTGTGACCAATTTTGTGGAGCCCTTTATGAAGTTTGAAAACGAATTGGGTCCAATTATTAACCAATTAACTTTCTTACAGCACGTGTCGTCTGATAAAGAGATTAGGGACGCTTCTGTGAACTCTTCAATGAAACTGGACGAGTTAAACATTGATCTGTCGCTGCGCCATGATATATATTTGCAATTTGCGCGCGTATGGCAGGATGCTCAGTCCAAAAGCGATTCTATAGAAAGGGAAACGTTCAAATACATTGAGAAATCTTACAAGGACTATATTCATTCTGGTTTAGAACTGGATGAGTCCAACCGGTTGAAGATTAAGGAtattaaaaagaagatttccGTTAATTCGATCAACTTTTCTAAGAATCTTGGAGAACAAAAGGAATATATTACTTTCACCAAAGAGCAATTGGAAGGTGTGCCCGACTCAGTCTTGGCGCAGTTCGAAACGATCAAATCCGACAAAGATAGAAATGAAACCTTATATAAAGTTACTTTCAAATATCCGGACATTTTCCCTGTGATGAAATTGGCGTCTTCTGCGCAGACCAGAAAGGAAGCGTTCTTGGCAGATCAAAATAAGGTCCCTGAAAATGAAGCTATATTGTTGGACACATTGGAGCTACGTGACAAATTAGCGTCTTTATTGGGCTACGACACGTATGCCAATTATAATCTTTACGATAAAATGGCCAAGGATAGTACCACGGTAATGGActttttgaatgatttgaagGACAAGCTAATTCCACTGGGCAAAAAGGAGCTAGAGTTGTTGCAGGAAATGAAATCTAAGGATGTCAAGAAGCTTAACCAAGATGAGGATCCAAATTACTACATCTGGGATCACCGATACTACGATAATAAATACCTTTTGGAAAACTTCAATGTAgatttagaaaaaatttcagaataCTTTCCTCTAGAAACTACTATTACAGGTATGTTACAAATTTATGAAACATTGTTCAACTTgaaattcattgaaatcaaagacGGTCAAAGTAAATCTGTCTGGCACGATGACGTTAAACAACTGGCTGTCTGGAATATGGACGATCCGAAATCTCCCAAGTTTGTTGGTTGGATTTATTTCGATTTGCACCCTCGTGATGGTAAATATGGTCATGCAGCTAATTTCGGTTTATCCTCATCATTCATGACCAACGACTCCGTAAGATCGTATCCGGTCACTGCTTTGGTTTGTAACTTCTCAAAATCCACGAAGGATAAACCTTCCCTATTGAAGCATAACGAAATAGTAACATTTTTCCACGAATTGGGCCATGGTATCCACGACCTGGTGGGTCAAAACAAGGAGTCAAGATTTAATGGCCCCGGATCTGTCCCATGGGATTTCGTGGAAGCACCTTCTCAAATGTTAGAATTTTGGACTTGGAACAAAAATGAATTAATTGATCTTTCATCGCATTACGAAACAGGCGAAAAAATCCCGGAATCTTTGATCGATTCATTGATCAAAACTAAGCACGTCAATGGTGCTTTGTTCACTCTAAGGCAATTGCATTTTGGATTATTTGATATGAAAGTGCATACTTGTAAAGACTTGCAAAATTTGTCAATTTGTGAAACATGGAATCAATTGAGACAagatatttctttgatttctaaTGGCGGCACTTTATCCAAGGGTTATGATTCTTTCGGACATATCATGTCAGACTCTTACTCTGCCGGCTATTACGGTTATCTATGGGCGGAAGTCTTTGCGACTGATATGTATCATACCAAATTCGCTAAAGATCCCTTGAATACCAAAAATGGTATACAATACCGTGATATCGTGTTAGCCCGTGGTGGTCTTAATGATATTGGTGATGatctaaaaaaattcctaGGCAGAGAACCTTCTAAGGATGCCTTCCTGAAGGAGCTAGGTTtacaaaattga
- the SPB1 gene encoding 27S pre-rRNA (guanosine2922-2'-O)-methyltransferase (similar to Saccharomyces cerevisiae SPB1 (YCL054W); ancestral locus Anc_1.13), with protein MGKTQKKNSKGRLDRYYYLAKEKGYRARSSFKIIQINEKYGHFLEKSKVVIDLCAAPGSWCQVASKLCPINSLIIGVDIVPMKPMPNVITFQSDITTEDCRSKLRGYMKTWKADTVLHDGAPNVGLGWVQDAFTQSQLTLQALKLAVENLVVNGTFVTKIFRSKDYNKLIWVFQQLFEKVEATKPPASRNVSAEIFVVCKGFKAPKRLDPRLLDPKEVFEELPDGQQNMESKIYNPEKKVRKRQGYEEGDNLLYHETSILDFVKTEDPISMLGEMNKFIIDKDDHEWKILKKLKQTTDEFHSCIEDLKVLGKKDFKMILRWRKIAREILGIEVKDEAKTEIEVVPLTEEEQIEKDLQGLQEKQRLNIKRERRRKNEMKQKELQRMQMNMITPTDIGIEAASLGKESLFNLKTAEKTGILNDLAKGKKRMIFTDDELAKDNDIYIDENIMIKDKDSAADADDLESELNAMYSDYKTRRSERDAKFKAKQARGGDNEEEWVGFDEVSAEKGEEEKNNFIEDVEGDSDDDEAITNLISKLKGQNGDHKLSSKARMIFNDPIFNNVEPDLPTSTINDGIMSSEAVGDISKLHKKRKHEEVQQEQEEADSSDESSSDDSDFEIVANDNVSEDFDSDYDSEEEKNQTKKEKHSRDIDIATVEAMTLAHQLALGQKNKHDLVDEGFNRYTFRDTENLPEWFLEDEKEHSKINKPITKEAAMAIKEKIKAMNARPIKKVAEAKARKRMRAVARLEKIKKKAGLINDDSDKTEKDKAEEISRLMRKVTKKPQTRPKVTLVVASGRNKGLAGRPKGVKGKYKMVDGVMKNEQRALRRIAKKHHKKK; from the coding sequence ATGGGTAAGacacaaaagaagaatagtAAGGGTCGTTTAGATAGGTACTATTATCTAGCCAAGGAGAAAGGTTATCGTGCTCGTTCATCCTTTAAgattattcaaattaatgaaaagtaTGGCCATTTTCTAGAGAAATCGAAAGTCGTTATTGATCTGTGTGCTGCTCCTGGTTCGTGGTGTCAAGTTGCATCCAAGCTCTGCCCTATTAACTCTTTGATTATTGGGGTGGATATCGTTCCGATGAAGCCGATGCCCAATGTAATTACTTTCCAAAGTGACATCACCACTGAAGATTGTAGGTCAAAGTTGAGAGGCTATATGAAGACCTGGAAGGCTGATACAGTATTACACGACGGTGCTCCTAACGTCGGTTTGGGTTGGGTTCAAGATGCTTTCACGCAATCTCAGTTAACTTTGCAAGCTTTAAAGTTGGCTGTGGAAAATTTAGTTGTAAATGGTACATTTGTTACTAAGATTTTCAGGTCAAAGGATTATAATAAATTAATTTGggtttttcaacaattgtttgaaaaagttgaagcCACAAAACCACCTGCATCAAGAAATGTTTCTGCAGAAATCTTCGTTGTGTGTAAAGGCTTTAAAGCACCAAAACGATTAGATCCAAGATTGCTGGATCCAAAGgaagtttttgaagaattaccAGATGGGCAACAGAACATGGAGTCCAAAATTTACAatcctgaaaaaaaagttagaAAAAGACAAGGTTATGAGGAAGGGGACAATTTATTATACCATGAAACCTCAATTTTAGATTTTGTGAAGACTGAAGACCCAATAAGCATGCTTGGAGAGATGAATAAGTTCATTATTGATAAGGATGATCATGAATGGAAgatcttgaagaaattgaagcaAACCACGGATGAATTTCATTCTTGTATTGAGGACCTAAAGGTTTTAGGTAAgaaagatttcaaaatgaTTTTAAGATGGAGAAAGATAGCTAGAGAAATCTTGGGTATCGAAGTGAAGGACGAAGCGAAGACTGAAATTGAAGTGGTGCCGTtaacagaagaagagcaGATTGAAAAGGACTTGCAAGGTTTACAGGAGAAACAGCGTCTAAATATCAAGCgtgaaagaagaagaaagaatgaaatgAAGCAAAAGGAACTACAAAGAATGCAAATGAACATGATAACTCCCACCGATATTGGTATTGAAGCCGCAAGTTTGGGTAAAGAGTCGTTattcaatttgaaaactgCAGAAAAGACTGGTATCCTAAACGACTTAGCAAAGGGTAAAAAAAGGATGATTTTCACTGACGATGAATTAGCAAAAGATAACGATATCtacattgatgaaaatattatGATCAAAGATAAGGATTCCGCAGCTGATGCAGATGATTTAGAAAGTGAGTTGAATGCAATGTACAGTGATTATAAAACTAGAAGATCGGAAAGAGATGCTAAGTTCAAAGCCAAACAAGCACGTGGTGGTGACAATGAGGAAGAATGGGTCGGTTTCGATGAAGTAAGTGCAgaaaaaggagaagaagaaaagaataactttattgaagatgtCGAAGGAGATtccgatgatgatgaggcCATCACCAACTTGATCAGTAAATTGAAAGGACAAAATGGAGATCATAAGTTGAGTAGTAAAGCACGTATGATTTTCAATGATCCGATATTTAACAATGTTGAGCCAGATTTACCAACAAGTACCATTAATGATGGTATAATGAGTTCTGAGGCAGTCGGTGATATTTCCAAATTacacaagaaaagaaaacatgaaGAGGTACAACaggaacaagaagaagcgGATTCTTCAGATGAAAGTTCAAGTGATGACTCTGACTTCGAGATTGTAGCAAATGATAATGTATCAGAAGACTTTGATTCTGATTATGATtcagaggaagaaaaaaatcaaacaaagaaggaaaagcaTTCCAGAGATATTGACATCGCCACTGTTGAAGCCATGACCTTAGCACATCAGTTAGCATTGGGTCAGAAGAATAAGCATGATCTTGTCGATGAAGGGTTCAATAGATATACATTCCGTGACACCGAAAATTTGCCAGAATGGTTTTTGGAAGACGAAAAGGAGCATTCCAAGATAAATAAGCCAATTACTAAGGAGGCAGCGATGGCaattaaggaaaaaataaaggcaATGAACGCTCGTCCTATCAAGAAGGTTGCTGAGGCCAaggcaagaaaaagaatgcGTGCTGTGGCTCGTTTGGAGAAGATTAAAAAGAAGGCTGGTTTAATCAACGATGATTCTGACAAGACAGAAAAGGACAAGGCCGAAGAAATCTCTAGGCTGATGCGTAAGGTTACCAAAAAACCACAGACAAGGCCAAAGGTTACTCTGGTTGTTGCCTCAGGTAGGAACAAAGGTTTAGCGGGTAGACCAAAGGGCGTTAAGGGTAAGTATAAGATGGTTGATGGTGTTATGAAAAATGAGCAAAGAGCCTTGAGACGTATCGCAAAGAAGCAtcataagaaaaaatag
- the ADF1 gene encoding Adf1p (similar to Saccharomyces cerevisiae ADF1 (YCL058W-A); ancestral locus Anc_1.7): MGKNSMRRKSVGKNVGVGKKVQKRRSISTAVKKRTKLQVEKLNKSSEMMIPTLLRETGAQEPAKRKTESTLKAGDLIKDQEKDSKVREHIQMEKSKTNDNMLKQIEMISGFSL; the protein is encoded by the coding sequence ATGGGCAAGAACAGTATGAGAAGGAAAAGTGTGGGCAAGAACGTCGGTGTGGGCAAGAAAGTGCAAAAAAGGAGGTCGATCAGCACTGCTGTGAAGAAGAGAACCAAGCTACAAGTAGAAAAGTTAAACAAAAGTAGCGAGATGATGATACCGACATTGCTACGCGAGACAGGTGCACAAGAACCAGCTAAAAGAAAGACTGAGTCCACTTTGAAAGCTGGGGACCTGATCAAGGACCAGGAAAAGGATTCCAAGGTACGAGAACACAttcaaatggaaaaatcaaaaacaaatgaCAACATGCTGAAGCAGATTGAAATGATATCCGGGTTTTCCTTATAA
- the KRR1 gene encoding ribosome biosynthesis protein KRR1 (similar to Saccharomyces cerevisiae KRR1 (YCL059C); ancestral locus Anc_1.6) — MVSTHNRDKPWDTDDIDKWKIEEFKEEDNASGQPFAEESSFMTLFPKYRESYLKTIWNDVTRALDKHNIACVLDLVEGSMTVKTTRKTYDPAIILKARDLIKLLARSVPFPQAVKILQDDMACDVIKIGNFVTNKERFVKRRQRLVGPNGNTLKALELLTKCYILVQGNTVSAMGPFKGLKEVRRVVEDCMKNVHPIYHIKELMIKRELAKRPELANEDWSRFLPMFKKRNVARKKPKKIRNIEKKVYTPFPPAQLPRKVDLEIESGEYFLSKREKQMKKLSEQKEKQMEREIERQEERAKDFIAPEEETYKPNQN, encoded by the coding sequence ATGGTGTCTACACACAACAGAGATAAGCCCTGGGATACAGATGATATTGACAAGTGGAAGATAGAGGAGTTTAAAGAAGAGGATAACGCATCCGGCCAGCCTTTTGCTGAAGAATCCAGTTTTATGACATTATTCCCTAAATATAGAGAAAGTTACTTGAAAACAATCTGGAATGACGTGACAAGGGCTTTAGACAAACACAACATAGCGTGTGTTCTAGATTTAGTCGAGGGTTCCATGACGGTAAAAACAACCAGAAAAACGTACGATCCCGCTATCATCTTGAAGGCCAGAGACTTGATCAAGCTATTAGCCAGGTCTGTTCCCTTTCCGCAGGCTGTTAAGATCCTGCAAGACGATATGGCGTGTGACGTGATTAAAATTGGTAATTTCGTTACTAACAAAGAAAGGTTTGTAAAGAGAAGACAGCGTCTTGTAGGTCCAAACGGTAATACTTTAAAGGCGTTAGAACTTCTAACCAAGTGTTATATTCTAGTACAAGGTAACACGGTAAGTGCAATGGGTCCTTTCAAAGGCTTAAAAGAAGTTCGTCGAGTTGTGGAGGACTGTATGAAAAACGTTCACCCTATCTATCatatcaaagaattaatgatcaaaagagaattggCGAAAAGACCAGAACTGGCCAATGAAGATTGGTCAAGATTTTTGCCCATGTTTAAGAAGAGAAATGTGGCTAGAAAGAAGCCTAAGAAGAtcagaaatattgaaaagaaagtatacACTCCATTCCCGCCTGCTCAATTGCCTAGAAAGGTTGATTTGGAAATTGAAAGTGGTGAGTATTTCTTAAGCAAGAGAGAAAAgcagatgaagaaattaagtgaacaaaaagaaaaacaaatggaaagagaaattgaaaGGCAGGAAGAAAGAGCAAA